Part of the Ruania alba genome is shown below.
TGGTGATGGACGGCTACCGCCCAGACCGGTTCGACGTGATCGGCGCCCTGGTGTGCCTGGTGGGGGTCGCCGTCATCATGTACGCACCGAGACCGGAGTAGGCACAGTCCAGGACTCTCCCGAACCCGAACACCGGTTCCCGGGGCGACGACGACGGCACCCCACTGCCGCCGTCACTCTGAAGGCGCAGGCGCCACCTGCGGGGGCCATCAACTCCTTCTATGGGGTCATCTCCAACACCGCCTGCACGGTGGATCCATCGGTCTCGGCGAGGTCGATTCCGAGTGTGATCGGTTGCATGCTCTCGACCCGGATGCGGTCGTCGGTGTCGATCACGCGTTGGGCGGCCCTGGGGAGCCTCAACTGGATCGTGCTCTCGCCGGTCCGCACTCGCCGCAAGCGCACGGCGTCTGCGACGACGAAGGTCCGGTCCGCACCGGAGGCCTCGGCGTCGTTGACCACGAGCTCGACGTACTCCGCACCGTCGCCGGTGAACGCCAGTTCGCTGATGCCGGTGACCCAGGCACCACCCGTTGCCTGCTGATCGATCGAGAAGGTGGTGACCTGGCCGCCGTGGTGCACCCGGTAGGACGCGGCGGCTGAGCGCTTGTCGTCCCCTTCGGGTAGCCACACCTCGACGGTGTATGACCCGGGGTCGAGGGAGCCGGGGTTCCAACGGGCCACCGGAGCGTCCTGGCCGGGCTCGGCGAAGGCGTAATCGCGCCCGTGGTAGCCGGACAGGTGCCTTGATGTTCTCCAGGACGCTCGCGGCTCGAGCTCCGCGACGCTGTTGTCGATGGTGATCGCTCCATGGGTCGGATCGGCCACCGCGACGGTGATCTGCGAACCGTCCTGCACGATCAGCACCGAGGCCGATCCGGTGCACGTCACCCCGTTGACGGCGGGCGCACCGGAATGCCAGAAGTTCGCGCCCAAGGTGCCACCTCGCCGGACCGCCTGAATGTCCGCCGTGTTGGCGATCACCTCCAGATCGGGTCTGCGGGCGTACCGGCGCACGGTGTCGGCGTCGGCGCCGGGGAGGAGGGTGTAAGCGTAGGTCGCATCGCTCGGATCGGTGCCGTGATCGAACCATAACGTCAGATACTCGTCAGTGATCGGGGTGTCGTCGACGTAGGACGAGTTCGTGTTGACGGCGGCCCAGGAGTCGATCCGGGACTCCCGTTTGGCGTGCACGGCGCTGGCGTCGGTGAAGACGTATCCGATCCCGGAGGTGGCCGTCGAGCCGGTCAGGTGTGCCCAGCTCGGGTTGTCGACCACTGTCTCCCAGTCGTCAGTGCCCTGGTCGGCGCCGTCGAGCACGAAGCGTTGTCCGGCTTCGACCAGGCGGCGGTTCTCCGCGATCGACTCGACCACTTGTCCCGACGAGGAGGTGATCCCGGCGCCGAGCACCGCGATCTGGTCGTCGAACATGAACCAGGACTTCATCCCGGTGGGTGCGCTCTGCCAGTCCGACTCGGAGAACGTACGGAACTCCATGCCGGACACCCCGAGGGTCCCGATCGACACGCCCCCGACCCGGCTCTTGTCGCTGAGGTGGTTCGATCCGGAGCCCGGCGCAAGTTCCCCGACCGGGACGGTCGTTCCCGGCAGTCGCGTGTGATCGACCGTGGCCCAGAATCCCTCGTCGTAGTGGGCGAGGTCATCGTTGTAGAGGTACTGCATGCCGCTGCCGGTGTGCCACCCGCGGAGGTTCTCGTCATTGATCGACTCGTAGGTGTAGATCCGCGACGACGACATGGCCAAGGCGAAGGTGAAACCGGGCCGGCGGTGCACCACCCGGTCCATGTTGGGGTACTGCTTGTTCCGCATCACCGGAGCTTCGGGCCTGATCGTCGAATCATCGGCGATCCGGACGGCCTCCGTGATCGAGCTCAGCTCCGTAGTGTCGAACAGGTTCCCCACGTGGTCCTCGGCGATGGCGTGTCGCACTACGCCACGCAGGTGCTCTGCCCGCTCCGGGTCGGCGCTGTGGGCCAGCCACATCAGCGACAGCAAGGCGGTCTGCCCCGCGTCGTGGTCGGAGCTGCTCCGCCGGGAGATGGAGCGGCCACGCACTGCGCTCATGAACGCGCCCAGGTGCAACCATGGCTCGAATCCGTCCTCGACCCACCACAGAAGGTTGGCCAGGCCCTCCCCGCGCAACGCCCAGGGTGAGTCGGCCAGCAGGAACAGCAGACGCGACATCGACTTCAGCATGGCCCGGCCGTAGCCGCCCGTGTACGGATGGTGACGATGCTGAATGAAGGAACCGTCGGTGTAGAAGCCGTCACCGGCGGTGACGATCTCCAGCGCGCCCGGGACGGCGTCCCGCGCCATGGTCAGCTTCGTGCTGTCCTCGACGAGCGCGGCCCGGGTGGCGATGATCTGGCACTGCCAGATCAGGTTCGCACCGGTCATCGTGGGTTCGGGGACCATGAAATCCACCACGCCCATGTACTTGCCGAGACGCTCGGCGTCGAGCTGGTCGAGAATCAGCAGCACCGCCGGGGTCAACGCCAGCGGTGCACCGATCTCCCAGTTGTACCAATTGCCGGGCCGGGGCCGTACGAAGGATTCGTTGTACTTGTGCTCGTACATCCAGTCCAGGCCGTCGACGATCGCCTCGAGCAGCTCGGGGTCACCCTGGCGGGCGGCTCCACGGGTCGCGTACGCGAGCGCCAGCTGCCGGAGCCGTTCATAGGTCTGCCGCAAGTGGATGGACTGTCTCCGGGGCGTCCCGGTGAAGTCGCGGTCGGACCACAGGAACGTGCGACCCGCCGACCGGTCCATGCTGGGGAGGTGTCGCTCGACGGCTCGGTCGAGCCGGTCCAGCACCACGCGGACCTCCGGCAGCTCCGGGTCGAGTTCGTCCCCGCCGGTGAGCATGTCCCGCCAGCGCGAACGCACACCCGCGAAATCCTCCGGTGTCTCGGCCGCGGCCGGCACAGTGGTGTTGCCGGCGATCCAGATGCCTGATGCCGCCGCGCCGCTGAGTTGAAGCAGACGTCGCCGCGAGAACGGAACGTCGACGGGGTGACTCGAGTGATCCTGCGTTCGTCGTGGCCGCATTGCCACACCTCCATGGTGGGTAGGTTTCTCTGGAACTTATTGCTTGACGGCCCCAGCGACGGCTTCGACGAAGTGCCGCTGCAGCACGATGAAGACGATCACCAGCGGGGCCAGGGAGATGACCGCGGCGGCCGCCATACCGGTGTGATCGGTGTAGTTCTGGCTCACGAAGCCGACCATCCCGACCGCCAGGGGTCGCAGGTCCGGCTGGCTCAGCGTGAAGACCAGGGGGAGCAGGAACGCATTCCAGGCGGTCAGGAACTGCAGTAGCGCCACGGTGGCGGTGACCGGCCTGCACAGCGGCAGGATGATCTGGAAGAACGTCCGGATCGGTCCGGCTCCGTCGATCGTGGCCGATTCCTCCAGCTCCCTGGGCAGAGACCGGAAGTACGCGGCGTACAGCAGCAGGGCCGGCACGTGCCCGCCCGCGCCGAGCCCGAGGATCATCCCCAGGTGCGTGTTGAGCAGCCCGAGCGAGTCGGTGATCTGGGTGATCGAGATGATCGTGTACCCCTCGGGCAGGAAGAACGTGGCGATCAGGACGCCGATGATCACCTTCCGGCCCATGAAGCTGAACCGACCGAGCACGTAGCCGGCGAGCGCACTGCGGATCACGACCAGCGCCACCGACCCGACGGTCACGATGATCGAGTTGATCATGTAGACGGAGAAACCGCCGTCGGTCCAGGCCCGGACGTAGTTCTCCCATTGGGGTGCATCCGGCATCAGGTTCAGGCCCTTGCCGAACAGCTCGAGCGGGGTCTTCAACGACGCCGAGAGCAGCCAGCCGAACGGGTACACCCAGAAGAAGCACAGCACCGCCAGCCCCGCGGTGATGAGCCACGCGGTGAGGTCTCGGCGGCTGAACCGCCGCCGGGTGCGTCCAGGAGGTCGGGACGCCTTGACGGGCGCCGCTACCGGGCGCGAGACGGAGGGGGCGCTCATCAGCTGGCCAGCTTTCGTCGTGCGGCACGGGCACCCACGGCCTGGAGCACCGCGATGACGGCCGTGGTGAGGCCGAACAGCACTGCGGCTGCGGACGCGTACCCGAGCTGCGGCACAGTCGCCTCGAAGGCCGTCCGATAGATGAAGATCTCGATCACTTCGCTGGAAAAGGTCGGTCCGCCGCCGGTCATGGTGAGCATCAGGTCGAACACGTTGAACGCGGCCACCGCGTCGATCAGGGTGATGATGATGAGGAAGGGCACCAGCATCGGGATGGTGATGTGCCGGAACTCCTGCCACGCGTTCGCGCCGTCGAGGCGTGCTGCCTCGTACAGCTCCTCGGGGATCGTCTGGAGCGCGGCGAGCCAGTAGATCATCGTGATGCCGACCCATTTCCACACCCAGACGCCGATCCCGGCGTACAGGGAGGTGCTGGGGTTCCCGAGGAAGTCGACGGGCCGGTCGAAGATCCCCACACCAGTCAGGAAGAGGTTGACGGGTCCGGTCGCGTCCAGCACCAGGGTGTAGACCATGCCGATGATGGCCCCCGTGGTGACCACGGGCAGGAAGAAGAGGGTACGGAAGCCGGTGCGGAACTTGATGGTCTTCTTGTTCAGCAGGTAGGCGAGCAGCAGGCCGAGGCCGACGCGCAGCGGGACCCCGATCAGCAGGAAGATGAAGCTGTTCACGAAGGCGTTCCAGAACAGGGAGTCGGCGACGAGCCGTTCGTAGTTCGCCAGGCCGATGAACGTCCCGCGCAACGCGAACCCGGGCCAGTCCAGGAACGAATACCACCAGCTCGCGACGAGCGGATATACCGTGTAAAGCCCGTAGCCGACGATGGTGGGCAGCAGGAAGAGGTAGATCCACCAGTCCCGCCGCACCCGGCGCCAGCGGCCGCCGCGTCCCTCGCTGCCCCGGGGTGGGGCAGCGATCGCCGCGGGGCCGGCGTCAGGCGTAGTCATCTGCGGTGAAGTCGTTCGCCGGCGCCCAGTTGGAGAAGACCCAGTCCTCCACGCTGACCTCCTCGCCCGCGGAGGTGGCGGCCTCGATCGCCCGGTCACGCTCGGCGCTGATGGCTGAGGTGTACTCGGTCAACGCACCGCGCCAGTCGTCGATGGTGCCGGTCAGTGCGCCCTGCAGGATCTCACCCGGGTTGGGGTTGATGCCCTGCATCTGGCTGACAACCTGGACCGCAGCGGGATTGCGCGCTTCCGGAGCGGGAGCGTATCGGCCTTCCTCGAGCAGGTTCTGCAGGTTCCTCCGGTACGGCTCCAGGACATCCGCGGCCTCGATGGCTGTCTCGTCGACGGGCGGTGCCGCCATCGCGTTCACCATCGCCACGAAGGTGTCCTCAGACGCGAAGGCGGCGATCGCCGTCGCCGCATCGCCCGGGCGCTGGGACGCGCTGGAGATCCAGAACTCGCCTGCCGGTGGCGGGAAGTGCACCGCCGACGGCGCACCGTCGGGTCCGGGCATCCGCCAGCAGTCGAATCCCTGCTCCAGCAGCTCGGGGTAGTTCTTCGTGACAGTGCCGGGCACCCACGGGCCGTGCCAGTGGATGTGCGCCTCACCGGCTGCCCAGCGCTGAGCGGCGTCCTCGGGACCCATCGAGCCGAGCGAGGGATGGAAGACCCCGTCGCTGTGCAGCGCGAGCAGGAACTCCATCGCATCGATGAACGGTTGCGAGTCGAAGACGTACTCGCCGGTCGAATAGTCGACCCCGCCGACATGGGTCGCGCCGGCGGCCGAGGCGAGCTCATGGAGTTTGAGGTTCAAATAGTTGGGGCCCTGGCCCGCGAAGGCGATCGCGTACATATCGTCCCGGGTGATGTCCCGAGCGATCCTGCGGAAGCCGTCCCAGCTGCGGGCATCGTCCGGATCGACGTCCACCGGCAGCCGGTCGGTGACCACCCACGGTGTCTGTTCGTGCGATCGGCCGTCGTCGAGGGGGAACGAGTACACCTTGCCGTCGAAGACGTGGATCCCCTCGACCAAGCGGTCCGCCACAGCGGTTCCAGCGAGGTCGACGTGGTCGCTGAGCGGCTGGAACCAGCCTTCCTGGACCAGCACGCTCACGGGACCCAGATTGGGGTGCGCGGTGTGCACATCCGGCATCTGATCGCTGCGACGCCCCAGCTGGAGAGCGGTGACGAGCTCGCTCGCCGGGTACTCCTCGCGTTCGACGGCGAGTCCTGGGTTCTCCTCCATCGCGCGCTCGAGCGTCGGCGTGATCCACAGACCACTCTTGTGGTCCCACCAGGTGATGGCGCCGGAATCCCCGTCGGTACCGGATGGCGGCGCGTCCGGGTCGCCGGACCCGGTACAGGAGGAGAGCAGCGGAGCACCGACCGTGGCGCCGCCCAGGGCCAGCAGCTGTCGCCTGCTCAACCCACGTGATCGTGTCTTGCCCATGTCACAAACTCCTCTGTTCGGTGCGGGCTCCTGCGTAGATGGGTGCGCGGGCGGAAGGCAGTCCCACCAGCGAGGTATCGGGTTCGGTGTAGAAGTGCTGGAGCGCCAGGGACGCGGTCCCGACCAGCACGGCATCGGTGCCGAAGGAGGACGGCACGATGCGGCTGCGGCGCTTCTCGTGCGGCAGCGGGCTGCGCTGGTGGCGCTCCTGGGAGACCACCGGCTCGATCAGGTCCCAGCCCGCGATGAGGCTGGGGCCCGAGACGACGATCAGTTCCGGGTCGACGACGGCGGTGACGAGGGCGAGTGCGTACCCGATGTGCCTCGATCTCGCCTCGACGAGTGCGACGGCGTCGGCGTCGCCTTGCCGGGCGGCCTGGTAGAGACGATCGATCGTGGTCAGATCGTCAGGGTGCGCCCCGTCGCCGAGGACCGCGCGTGCATCCACCGCGAACGCCGAGTCCCGGATCTGCGCCTGCAGACATCCTTCTCGCCCGCACAGCCGGCACTCCCTCTCGATACCGGGGACCACGAAGTGACCGAGCTGGCCTTCGCGATGGTCGAAGCCGGTGATGACGCGCCCGTCGATCGAGATGGCAGCGCCGATACCGTCCGAGACGTCGATGGTCGCGACGCTGCGCACACCGACCCCGGCGCCGAGCCACGCTTCCGCAGTCACCAACCCGTGCTGCATGCGATCGATCGCGATCGGAACACCGAGCTCGCGGTGGAGGATGTCGGACGCCGGGACGTCGTGCCAGGTCGGGTGGGCGACGACCACATATCCCGCCTCGTCGACACCGCCGAGCACGCTTGCGCCGACGCGGATCATGCGCTCCGCCACACCCGATCGCTCGGCGAGCTGGCGCAGCTCGGCGGCGAGTGCCACGAGCGTCCGCTCGGCCTGGTCCGGTTCCGACACCGCGACCCGGTGCTGTGCGACGAGGCGGCCCCGGGCATCGTGCACCCCGAGGTGCGCCTTCTCGCCGGCGATGTAGATGCTGCCGACGTACACACGGTCCGGGACGAGGTCGATGAGCGTCGTCGGCCGCCCCATCCGGGGCTCCTGCGATTCCTGTCGGGCCTCGATGACGTCGACCAGTCCGTACCGCATGCTCTCGTCGACGATGCGGCTGATCGTCGCTCCCGTCAGACCCGTGGCAGCGGCCAGGTCCTGACGCGTGCTCGGGCCGTGCACGAGAAGCGACCGGAGAATCAGGCTCCGGTTCCGGACACGCTGCCGTGATGCGTTGACTCCACCGTCTCGGTACATACTTACGTACAGTACGTAAGATAGTCTGAGCTTGTCAACGAACGAGAGGGAGAGATCCGTGGGACGACCGAACGTGGTGCTCATTTGTGTCGACCAGTGGCGCGGGGACTGTTTCTCCGGAACCGGGCACCCCGTGGTGACGACTCCCTACCTGGACGCGTGGATGCAGACCGGCACCCGTTTCGCGCGGGCGTACTCGGCCACACCCACCTGCATCCCCGCGCGCGCGTCGCTGATGACCGGTCTCGGCCAGGAGCGCCACGGCCGGGTCGGGTACGAGGACGGCGTGCCGTGGGACTACCAGGACACCCTGCCGGCCACCTTCGCCGGCGCCGGGTACCAGACCCAGGCCGTCGGCAAGATGCACGTCTTCCCGGAGCGGGAGACGCTCGGGTTCGACGACGTGGATCTGCACGACGGGTATCTGCACTTCGTCCGCCGGCGGTACGGCGACATGGCCGATGCGGACGACTACCTGCCCTGGCTGCAGCAGCGGCTCGGATACCCGGCGGACGACTTCGAGCACGGCCTGCACTGCAACTCCGTCGTGGCCCGCCCGTGGGACAAGCCCGAGTCCACGCACCCGACGAACTGGGTCACGCAGCGTTCCATCGAGTTCCTGCGCGAACGTGATCCCGACCGGCCGTTCTTCCTGCTTGCCTCCTATCATCGGCCGCACCCGCCGTACGACCCGCCGGCATGGGCGTTCGAGCAGTATCTCCATCAGGAGATGCCGGCCCCTCCGGTCGGCGACTGGACCGACCTGTGGGCCGAGCACGCCGATGCGAGGTCGCCGATCTCACCGGTCGCCGAGTACGACCCCCGAACGCTCCAGCGCGCCCGCGCCGGCTACTACGGCCACATGTCCCACATCGATCAGCAGCTCAACCGGCTCTTCCACGAGCTGTCCGCCACCGGCGCCGACAACACCATCGTCTGCTTCGTGTCCGATCACGGTGAGCAGATGGGCGATCATCACCTCTACCAGAAGACCCTTCCTTATGAGGGGTCCGCTCGTGTGCCGTTCATCATCAGCGGCCCCGGCATCCCAGCTGGTGTGGTGGACGACGACGTCGTGGAACTGCGCGACGTCATGCCCACCCTGCTCAGCGCGGCGGGGGTACCCGTCCCCGACGATCTCGACGGCCGCGACGCACTCACCCTGGTCGACGCCGGGAGCCAGGATGACGCGCCGCCGTGGCGCGAGTATCTGCACGGCGAGCACACCAAGTTCGGCCAGGGGATCCACTACCTGACCGACGGCCGGCAGAAGTACATCTGGTGTAGTGGCACCGGCCGTGAGCAACTGTTCGACCTGGTCTCCGATCCCACCGAGCTGCACGACCTCGCCCCCGGCCGGCCCGACCATCCCGACCTCCGACGGTGGCGGGATCGCATGGTGGCCAGCCTTTCGGGGCGCCCCGAGGGCTTCGTCCGCGACGGCAGCCTGATCGCCGGCCGCCCCGTCGTGGACGTCCTGCCGTTCCTGCGAGAGCGGACCAGCGCGACGGTGCATGGCACGATCGTCGGGTGAGCACCGATCCTGCCTTCGAGCAGCGCCTGCGTGACCTGCGCCTGCTGCGCCGCGTGCGGGACCGCATCGATCGTGACTACGCCCAACCGCTGGACGTTCCCGCCCTGGCTGCCGGCGTGCACATGTCGGCGGGGCATCTGAGCCGCGAGTTCAGAAGGACCTTCGGGGAGTCCCCGTACTCCTACCTGATGACCCGGCGGATCGAACGGGCCATGGCGCTGTTGCGGCGCGGGGACCTCTCTGTGACCGAGGTGTGCTTCGCCGTCGGGAGTTCCTCGTTGGGCACGTTCAGCACGAGGTTCACCGAGCTGGTGGGGATGCCGCCGAGCGAGTACCGCCGCCGGGCGTTCGAGCAGGAGGTGAACCTGCCCACGTGCATCGTGAAGCAGGTGGCACGACCGGTCAGGAATCGAGAAGCGTTCCGCTGAACGGGCGCCTAGTGTTCCAGCCATGGACACCATCACCATTCATTACGCCTTCCTCCCGCACACCGACGCCGAGGCAGCCCTCGGCTTCTACCGCGACACGCTCGGCTTCGAGGTCCGCCAGGACGTCGGCTTCGACGGGATGCGGTGGATCACGGTCGGCCCGCCGAACCAGCCGGAGACCTCGATCGTGCTCACCCCGCCGGCGGTGGACCCTGGTATCACCGACGACGAGCGCGCGACCATCCTCGAGCTGATCGCCAAGGGCAGCTTCGCCGCCCTCACGCTCGCCACCGACGACGTGGACGGGTTGTTCCAGAAGCTGCAAGCCAGCGGCGCGGACGTGCTGCAGGAGCCCACCGACCAACCCTACGGGGTGCGCGACTGCGCGTTTCGGGACCCGTCCGGCAACCTGCTGCGCATCAACCAGCGGGTATGAGCCAGCCGACTCGCCCCGAACCCCGCCCGGGGGCCCAGCGCAAGTCGGACACCGTGGCCACGCTGCGCACCCCGGCCCTGGACGGCTGGGTGGCCACGGCCTCGCCTGACGGCGTCCCGTACCTGGTGCCGTTGTCGATCGTCTGGGCGGATGAGCGGGTGATCATCGCCGTCGACGGCGGCTCCCGCACCGCCCGCAATCTGCTCGCCTCGCCGCGAGCCCGGGTGGGGATCGGCCCCACCCGGGACGTGGTGATGATGGAGGTGGTGGTGGACAGAGTCGTCGACGTGGGCACCGACGAGGAGCTGGCCCAGGTCTATGCCGCCCAGGCCGACTGGGATCCGCGTGGGGACGACGGATACGTGTATCTCGTGCTGCGCCCGGAACGCGTGCAGGCGTGGCGGGAGGTCACCGAGGCCGTGGGGCGCACGTTGATGCGGGACGGCGCCTGGCTCGTCTGAGGCCCGAATGTCCCCACCGTCAGGTAGACATGAGTCGGCCGCTCGTCGCGGCCACCCGACCCACTGAGGAGTACCGAGGAACCGATGGCCACCTCCGCTGAGCCGCACCCGGCCGACAGCCATGACCTGATCCGGGTGCAGGGCGCCCGGGTGAACAACCTCAAGGACGTCCACGTCGAGATCCCGAAACGCCGGCTGACCGTGTTCACGGGGGTGTCCGGGTCGGGGAAGAGCTCGCTGGTGTTCGGCACGATCGCCGCCGAGTCGCAGCGGATGATCAACGAGACCTACAGTGCGTTCCTGCAAGGTTTCATGCCCACGCTGAACCGGCCCGAGGTGGACCTGCTGGACGGTCTGACCACGGCGATCATCGTGGACCAGGAACGGATGGGGGCGAACCCGCGCTCCACCGTGGGCACCGCCACCGACGCGAATGCGATGTTGCGGATCCTGTTCTCCCGGTTGGGGGAGCCGCATATCGGGTCCGCGCAGGCGTTCAGCTTCAACGTGGCCTCGATCAGTGGTGCCGGTGCGGTGGAGATCGAGCGCGGGGGAGAGAAGATCCGCGAGCGCCGCGACTTCGCGATCCAGGGCGGGATGTGCGCCCGGTGCGAGGGTCGCGGCTCGGTGAGCGACTTCGACCTCAGCCAGCTCTACGACGAGACCAAGTCGTTGAACGAGGGCGCCCTGACCATCCCTGGGTACTCGATGGACGGCTGGTACGGGCGGATCTTCCGCGGATGCGGCTTCTTCGACCCGGACAAGCCGATCAAGGACTTCACCACGAAGGAGCGGGACGCCCTGCTGCACAAGCCACCGACGAAGATCAAGGTGGATGGGATCAACATCACCTACGAGGGCCTGATCCCGAAGATCCAGAAGTCCATGCTGAGCAAGGACGTGGAGGCGATGCAGCCGCACATCCGGGCATTCGTGGAGCGCACCATCGTGTTCCAGACCTGCCCGGACTGTGACGGCACCCGGCTGAACGAGACCGCGCGCTCGGCCCGGATCGACGGGGTGAACATCGCCGAGGCGTGCGCCATGCAGATCAGCGATCTGGCTGACTGGATCCGCACCCTCGACAAGCCCTCGGCGGCGCCGCTGCTCACGGGCATCGGGGAGACGCTGGACTCGTTCGTGGAGATCGGGCTGGGCTATCTGTCGCTGGACCGCCCGGCCGGCACGCTCTCCGGTGGTGAGGCGCAGCGCACCAAGATGATCCGGCACCTCGGCTCCTCGCTGACTGACGTCACCTACGTCTTCGACGAGCCCACGATCGGGTTGCACCCGCACGACATCGCCCGGATGAACACGTTGCTGCAGCGGTTGCGGGACAAGGGGAACACCGTGCTCGTGGTCGAGCACAAGCCGGAGTCGATCGCGATCGCCGACCACGTGGTCGATATCGGCCCGGGCGCCGGGACCGCCGGTGGCGAGATCGTGTTCGAGGGGTCCGTGGCGGGCCTGC
Proteins encoded:
- a CDS encoding polysaccharide lyase family 8 super-sandwich domain-containing protein, which gives rise to MRPRRTQDHSSHPVDVPFSRRRLLQLSGAAASGIWIAGNTTVPAAAETPEDFAGVRSRWRDMLTGGDELDPELPEVRVVLDRLDRAVERHLPSMDRSAGRTFLWSDRDFTGTPRRQSIHLRQTYERLRQLALAYATRGAARQGDPELLEAIVDGLDWMYEHKYNESFVRPRPGNWYNWEIGAPLALTPAVLLILDQLDAERLGKYMGVVDFMVPEPTMTGANLIWQCQIIATRAALVEDSTKLTMARDAVPGALEIVTAGDGFYTDGSFIQHRHHPYTGGYGRAMLKSMSRLLFLLADSPWALRGEGLANLLWWVEDGFEPWLHLGAFMSAVRGRSISRRSSSDHDAGQTALLSLMWLAHSADPERAEHLRGVVRHAIAEDHVGNLFDTTELSSITEAVRIADDSTIRPEAPVMRNKQYPNMDRVVHRRPGFTFALAMSSSRIYTYESINDENLRGWHTGSGMQYLYNDDLAHYDEGFWATVDHTRLPGTTVPVGELAPGSGSNHLSDKSRVGGVSIGTLGVSGMEFRTFSESDWQSAPTGMKSWFMFDDQIAVLGAGITSSSGQVVESIAENRRLVEAGQRFVLDGADQGTDDWETVVDNPSWAHLTGSTATSGIGYVFTDASAVHAKRESRIDSWAAVNTNSSYVDDTPITDEYLTLWFDHGTDPSDATYAYTLLPGADADTVRRYARRPDLEVIANTADIQAVRRGGTLGANFWHSGAPAVNGVTCTGSASVLIVQDGSQITVAVADPTHGAITIDNSVAELEPRASWRTSRHLSGYHGRDYAFAEPGQDAPVARWNPGSLDPGSYTVEVWLPEGDDKRSAAASYRVHHGGQVTTFSIDQQATGGAWVTGISELAFTGDGAEYVELVVNDAEASGADRTFVVADAVRLRRVRTGESTIQLRLPRAAQRVIDTDDRIRVESMQPITLGIDLAETDGSTVQAVLEMTP
- a CDS encoding carbohydrate ABC transporter permease, coding for MSAPSVSRPVAAPVKASRPPGRTRRRFSRRDLTAWLITAGLAVLCFFWVYPFGWLLSASLKTPLELFGKGLNLMPDAPQWENYVRAWTDGGFSVYMINSIIVTVGSVALVVIRSALAGYVLGRFSFMGRKVIIGVLIATFFLPEGYTIISITQITDSLGLLNTHLGMILGLGAGGHVPALLLYAAYFRSLPRELEESATIDGAGPIRTFFQIILPLCRPVTATVALLQFLTAWNAFLLPLVFTLSQPDLRPLAVGMVGFVSQNYTDHTGMAAAAVISLAPLVIVFIVLQRHFVEAVAGAVKQ
- a CDS encoding carbohydrate ABC transporter permease; amino-acid sequence: MTTPDAGPAAIAAPPRGSEGRGGRWRRVRRDWWIYLFLLPTIVGYGLYTVYPLVASWWYSFLDWPGFALRGTFIGLANYERLVADSLFWNAFVNSFIFLLIGVPLRVGLGLLLAYLLNKKTIKFRTGFRTLFFLPVVTTGAIIGMVYTLVLDATGPVNLFLTGVGIFDRPVDFLGNPSTSLYAGIGVWVWKWVGITMIYWLAALQTIPEELYEAARLDGANAWQEFRHITIPMLVPFLIIITLIDAVAAFNVFDLMLTMTGGGPTFSSEVIEIFIYRTAFEATVPQLGYASAAAVLFGLTTAVIAVLQAVGARAARRKLAS
- a CDS encoding ABC transporter substrate-binding protein, encoding MGKTRSRGLSRRQLLALGGATVGAPLLSSCTGSGDPDAPPSGTDGDSGAITWWDHKSGLWITPTLERAMEENPGLAVEREEYPASELVTALQLGRRSDQMPDVHTAHPNLGPVSVLVQEGWFQPLSDHVDLAGTAVADRLVEGIHVFDGKVYSFPLDDGRSHEQTPWVVTDRLPVDVDPDDARSWDGFRRIARDITRDDMYAIAFAGQGPNYLNLKLHELASAAGATHVGGVDYSTGEYVFDSQPFIDAMEFLLALHSDGVFHPSLGSMGPEDAAQRWAAGEAHIHWHGPWVPGTVTKNYPELLEQGFDCWRMPGPDGAPSAVHFPPPAGEFWISSASQRPGDAATAIAAFASEDTFVAMVNAMAAPPVDETAIEAADVLEPYRRNLQNLLEEGRYAPAPEARNPAAVQVVSQMQGINPNPGEILQGALTGTIDDWRGALTEYTSAISAERDRAIEAATSAGEEVSVEDWVFSNWAPANDFTADDYA
- a CDS encoding ROK family protein; protein product: MHGPSTRQDLAAATGLTGATISRIVDESMRYGLVDVIEARQESQEPRMGRPTTLIDLVPDRVYVGSIYIAGEKAHLGVHDARGRLVAQHRVAVSEPDQAERTLVALAAELRQLAERSGVAERMIRVGASVLGGVDEAGYVVVAHPTWHDVPASDILHRELGVPIAIDRMQHGLVTAEAWLGAGVGVRSVATIDVSDGIGAAISIDGRVITGFDHREGQLGHFVVPGIERECRLCGREGCLQAQIRDSAFAVDARAVLGDGAHPDDLTTIDRLYQAARQGDADAVALVEARSRHIGYALALVTAVVDPELIVVSGPSLIAGWDLIEPVVSQERHQRSPLPHEKRRSRIVPSSFGTDAVLVGTASLALQHFYTEPDTSLVGLPSARAPIYAGARTEQRSL
- a CDS encoding arylsulfatase, whose protein sequence is MGRPNVVLICVDQWRGDCFSGTGHPVVTTPYLDAWMQTGTRFARAYSATPTCIPARASLMTGLGQERHGRVGYEDGVPWDYQDTLPATFAGAGYQTQAVGKMHVFPERETLGFDDVDLHDGYLHFVRRRYGDMADADDYLPWLQQRLGYPADDFEHGLHCNSVVARPWDKPESTHPTNWVTQRSIEFLRERDPDRPFFLLASYHRPHPPYDPPAWAFEQYLHQEMPAPPVGDWTDLWAEHADARSPISPVAEYDPRTLQRARAGYYGHMSHIDQQLNRLFHELSATGADNTIVCFVSDHGEQMGDHHLYQKTLPYEGSARVPFIISGPGIPAGVVDDDVVELRDVMPTLLSAAGVPVPDDLDGRDALTLVDAGSQDDAPPWREYLHGEHTKFGQGIHYLTDGRQKYIWCSGTGREQLFDLVSDPTELHDLAPGRPDHPDLRRWRDRMVASLSGRPEGFVRDGSLIAGRPVVDVLPFLRERTSATVHGTIVG
- a CDS encoding helix-turn-helix transcriptional regulator, producing MSTDPAFEQRLRDLRLLRRVRDRIDRDYAQPLDVPALAAGVHMSAGHLSREFRRTFGESPYSYLMTRRIERAMALLRRGDLSVTEVCFAVGSSSLGTFSTRFTELVGMPPSEYRRRAFEQEVNLPTCIVKQVARPVRNREAFR
- a CDS encoding VOC family protein, producing the protein MDTITIHYAFLPHTDAEAALGFYRDTLGFEVRQDVGFDGMRWITVGPPNQPETSIVLTPPAVDPGITDDERATILELIAKGSFAALTLATDDVDGLFQKLQASGADVLQEPTDQPYGVRDCAFRDPSGNLLRINQRV
- a CDS encoding pyridoxamine 5'-phosphate oxidase family protein, yielding MSQPTRPEPRPGAQRKSDTVATLRTPALDGWVATASPDGVPYLVPLSIVWADERVIIAVDGGSRTARNLLASPRARVGIGPTRDVVMMEVVVDRVVDVGTDEELAQVYAAQADWDPRGDDGYVYLVLRPERVQAWREVTEAVGRTLMRDGAWLV